CTGTTGGGCCTGTTCCTGCTGTTGAGCATCGCCACCCATTCGGTCTCAGACCCCAGCCTCTCCACGGCGACGGGCCGGACGGCCATTTCCAACTGGGGCGGTGGTGCCGGGGCAGTGCTGTCTGATCTCCTGTTACAGTCGCTTGGCGGCGCAAGCCTTCTCCTCCCCATCGTCCCGATGATGTGGGGATGGTCGAACTTCCGATGGGGCCCGCCTGATGAGACGAGCCTGACCGCATGGCTGAAAGGCGCGGCCTGGCTGGGCGGTGTCTTGGCGATGGCCGGCTTTGCCGCTGAGTTGCCCCGCGCGGCCGCCTGGCCTTTCGTGGTGGATATGGGCGGCCTTCTCGGCGGCGCTGTCGCCGGGCTCGTCGAGACCCCGTTCCGGCTGCTGGGCCTTCCGTTTCCCAACGTCTTTGCTGCCGTCGTTCTGTTGCCGCTGGCCTTTGTCCTGACGGGCCGCGCCGCGGGGATCAGCCGTGATCATGTGGAAGCCGGGCTTGATGCCTTCTTCTGGTGCTATGATTGGGCGGCTGATGTCGTGACCGAGAAATATCGCGCCCTGACCAAGTCGCGGAAGGCCAAGCCCGCCCGCGTCGAGCCGAAGCTGACGACACCAAAACTGGCGCCACCAAAAGCGCAGCCTGAAGAGGATGCGACGGCCGATGCGTTTGCGCCCGCCGCGGCTGAGGACGACTGGGACACATCTGAATACGTCGATGACGACGGCGTCATCCATGATCTGGATGAGGACGAAGAAGCGACCGCCCCCCGCAAGATTATCCGCGAGGTGCGCAAGGTCCAGATGCGTCGTCCGATCAGTGATGATCAGCCCATGTTCGACAGCGAGAATTATGTCTTCCCGCCGCTCAGCCTGCTCAAAGCGCCCAAAGTCAACGACACCCAGGACATCTCCGATGAAGAGCTGGAAGAGCGTGCGCGCATGCTCGAAACCGTGCTCGCGGACTTCAAGGTCAATGGCGAGATCATCAATGTGCGCCCCGGCCCTGTCGTCACGCTCTATGAACTTGAGCCTGCCGCCGGGGTGAAATCATCCCGCGTCATTGGTCTTGCTGACGACATTGCCCGGTCCATGTCCGCCATTGCCTGCCGCGTTGCGGTCGTTCCCGGGCGGAATGCCATCGGGATCGAACTGCCCAATGACAATCGCGAATTCGTGCTGTTCCAGGAGATGCTGGCCACGGAAGATTTTGCCGGGGCCAAGGGTCTGACCCTTGCGCTGGGTAAAGATATCGGCGGGGAGCCACAATTTGCCGACCTTGCGAAGATGCCTCACCTCCTGATCGCGGGGACCACCGGTTCGGGTAAATCCGTGGGGATCAACACCATGATCCTCAGCCTTCTGTTCCGCCTGCCGCCTGACAAGTGCAAGCTGATCATGGTCGACCCCAAAATGCTGGAGCTGTCAGTCTACGAAGGCATCCCGCATCTTCTCTCTCCCGTCGTGACCGATCCGCGCAAGGCCGTCGTGGCCCTCAAATGGACGGTGCGGGAGATGGAAGAGCGCTACCGCATGATGTCGAAAATCGGCGTGCGCAATATCCACGGCTTCAATGAGCGGGTCGAGGACGCCAATGAGCGCGGCGAAGAACTGACCCGCAAGGTCCACTCAGGCTACGATTCCGAGACCGGCGATCCGATCTACGAGGAAGAGGTGCTGGACTACGAGGCCATGCCGTACATCGTCGTCGTGATCGACGAGGTCGCGGACCTCATGATGGTGGCAGGCAAGGACATCGAAGCGATGGTCCAGCGCCTGGCGCAAATGGCGCGGGCCGCCGGCATCCACCTTATCATGGCAACCCAGCGGCCATCGGTGGATGTGATTACCGGGACGATCAAGGCAAACTTCCCCACACGGATTTCATTCCAGGTCACATCGAAAATCGACTCTCGCACTATTCTGGGTGAGCAGGGGGCCGAACAGCTCTTGGGCATGGGCGACATGCTCTATATGGCCGGGGGCGGACGGATTACCCGCGTACACGGCGCGTTTGTGTCTGATGATGAAGTCGAAAAGATCGTCGCCCACCTCAAGAAGCAGGGCAAGCCGGACTATATTCAGGAAGTCACTGAAGGCGGTGATGACGAAGACGGCGGCGCAGCGGCGATGCTGGGCCTTGATGTCGGCGGCAATACCTCATCGGGGGATGCGCTGTATGATCAGGCGGTGGCGATCGTGGCACGGGACCGGAAGGCATCGACCAGCTATATCCAGCGGCGGCTGCAAATTGGCTATAACCGCGCGGCTACAATCATCGAGCGTCTGGAAGAGGACGGGGTCATCTCGCCCGCCAACCACGCCGGCAAGCGTGATATCCTGATCGGCGAAGACGCGGCCTAGCGCTTCTTCGCGATTACGAAGAGGGCGGCGCCTTTCTTGGGCAGCCACGCATCCACGATGTCAAAGCCCGCGCGTTTCAGACTTTGGATCAGGTCATCTTTCTTCAGGTAACGGACGGTCGGCGCCTTGCCGATAAGCTGCATGATGGGAATGATCACGCGAAATAGCGGCATCTCATCGCCAAGACATGTGGTGCTAGACACAAAATAACCGCCTGTCTTGAGAAGACGCCCCACCTGCTCAATTGTGCGGTCCGCATCACCCATGAGATGGAGAATGCTCAGGCCCAGAACCATGTCATAGGTTCCGACCGACTCGCTCAGGTCATCCAGCGTTGCCTGCTGAAAGGTGACATTCGTGACGCCCGCCTCAGCCGCCCGCTGTCGGCCAAATTCGACCATGGATTCCGAAATGTCCGTTGCCAGAATGTGACGAACCTTCGGGCCATGGCGGACCGCCGTCATGCCCGTGCCGCAACCGAACTCAAGGACATCCATGTCGGGCGTCATCAATGCCTGTGTACGGCGAATCTTTTCATCGTAGACGGATTGATCACCGATCGGCTGGCGAAAATATTTGGGTGCAATCTTGTCCCAGAATTTGGTGTCTTTTGATGTCGCTGCCACGCCGATCCCCCGTTTGTTGAAGCGAAGAGATGGGGACTGGATCTGATATGTCCAGTCTGACGCTGCGTCTGTAACCGTGTGTCGCAAAGGTGCGGCGGAAAAATGACGGACCAAACCGTAATATCCAAGGCCGTTTCCGGCGTCATTCATTGCGCCTATATGTTGACTGTCGGAAACGGGGATACCCAGAATGTCAGTCTTGTTTGCCTCAATCGCCTTTGTCTTTGCGCAGGAAGTGACCGTGCCGCAGACCGCCGTTGCGCCGCCGCCCCCGCAGGTCCGTGCGGAACAGGCGCCTATGGATGGCCCGGTCGCTTTTGCCGATCTGACAGATGAGCAGGTTTTCGAGAAGGCGGCCGACGCCCTTGAGAATATCAAATCGATGCGCGCGACCTTTGTCCAATTCTCGCCGTCAGGCGCGGAAATGACGGGCACGGTCAGCCTCAGCCGTCCAGGACGTCTGCGCTTTGACTATGATGAGCCGGTCCCCCAACTCATCGTGGCGACAGGCGGCATTGTTTATGTTCATGATTCTGAACTGGAAACCACGGACACCTATCCGGTTGGCGAAACGCCGCTGCAGTTTCTGCTCAGCAAACGGATCAGTCGTGATGAAGCCCGTGTGACCAATATCTTCCGCAGTGAAGATGGCGTCGCGGTGATGTTGCAGTCGCGCGATGAGGAATTGCAGGGCGAACTGGGCCTTGTCTTCGGTGCACCTGACATGACGTTGAAGGAATGGGCCGTGTTCGAGCCGACCGGCGATGTGACACGGGTTGCATTGAAAGATGTGGAAATGGATGTCCGACTGCCGGGCCGTCTTTTCCGGGCACCGGATGCCGGCGGGACCTTCCTGCGCGATAATTAAGCTTTGGTCGTTTAACGCGACGTAACAAGCGTCGACCAACCGCCGGGGCTAAATCTGGCGCGTGCGGTGCCCTGACCCCTCAGCCCGGTCGCCCCTGCCCCCCGTTAGGCGACCTTTCGGCACCGCACATATTTCCCCGCAGATGACTTGCTCAAAGCCCGGTCGCAGCGCATCTGTCAGCCATGACAGACGATGATGATTTCCCCGAGATTGATGACGACACATACGCCCAACTCGAGCGCGAAGCGCCGGTCCTTTCGCGCCTGAAACGATTTGCTGATGGGCTCGACCGCGCCTCTTGGTTCTCCCATCTGGGGGAGGCCCCGACACTGAAGGTCCGTGCCGCGGCGATTGCCTATGTAGAGGCGTTGGGGTTTCCGGACGCGCAGCTCGCGATCCTGCCCACCTGGGAAGATGCGGCCGGATCCGCCGAAACCAATGACTGGGCCAGCGCCCCTTGGGAGGCAGAAGAGCTGGCGCGGGCCGACCTGACCGGCAGGGCGCTGGAGATCGTGTCTCAGGAAGCGCTCGAGATTGGTCTGGCGATGGTGGCGCAGCAGGTGGGCAAGTCCGCCAAGGACGCCATGGAGGAACAGGCCTCCCTTTGGGACGTGGTCGATGAAAGCGATCAGCGTCTGGCCGTTGGCGCGGCCGCACAGGCGGCGCATGGCATGGGCCTGCTGCTCATCGCGGCGGCAGCGGACCCGGATATTGACGTGACCGAACATCCTTTCGCTACCAAAATGAGACTTTTCGAGCTTGGTCGCTGGCCCGTTTCGGTGATCGGCGGCACATTCAACGTCTTCTAGTCGGCTGCCGCTGTGCATTTGGGTTCATCTGTCTGGTGAACCATGGCGCATTATGGTGGCCAAACGGCAACGGTTCTGCCGATTCGACTTCTTGGCGTGGGCGCAATTGCTGTGGTAGGGTTAAGACAAGGTTGATGACGGGGTGCTGCGCCTGACCGGTTGGCGGAGCAGAAAAGGGGACCATCCATGGCCAGCATTTTGAACAAGATCGCGGCAGCTTTTTCGTCGCCTCTCGGCCTGTTCGTTCTGACCATGGCCATGTTGGCAGTGACGGCACTGCTGCTGTGGGCCTTCTGGCGCAAGAATGATGTGCAGACGAGTTCCACGGTCGCGCAGGAAGGTCCTCTGCCGACGGCCAAGCCGCCGCTTCTCTCCCCCAACATGTTCACTGCCGGTTCAACGACGCTTGAGCCGCGCGAAATGCTGATCCGCAACGGCCTCCTCACCGCGATGGCGGTGATTGCCGTGATGGTGGTCTGGCAATTGGCGACGCACCGCCCTGTGATCGTTGAGCAGTATGATGATGTCTATGCTGACGCCACGTATGACGATGACGTGATGGTGGTGACGGCCGCGTCCCTGCCGGCGGTGCCAAGCTATCACGGCTTTGATGTCTCGCGGCTTGTCTGTGATGAAGGCATTCTGCCAGCAAGCTATGGCACGTCCTATCGTCTGTGCTCACCGACCCAGGCGGCCCAGCTTGATATCATCAGCTTCGCCAGAGAAGGCACAGCCCTTCTTGATCCGTCATGGACAAATTCGGCTGGCGCCACCGTTTCGGCAGCGAACCAGGCCACGCCATTCCGGCTCGATGACACTGTAGAGATGGTGCCTGCTGCGGGCTCCAACCTTGGTGATTATGACGCCTTCATCGCCATCGGTCTGAGTGACGATGCATCCAGTGATGAAAGCGCCAGCCATCAAGCGGCCGCCGATCGCGGCTTTGCCGTGGGCCGCTTCGTCCTCGACAGCCTGCGCGGCGATGTTGAGGCCGATTGCACCAGCAACGCGACGGTCTATGCGCTTTCTGTCGCGGCACCGGCTGAGACGATGGGCGATCTGACCCGTCTGCAACCGGTCCTTGTCGGCGTGAAATTCGATGGGCGCTTCAACGTGGAAGATCGCGATGCGGATGCTCTGATCGATGACTTCATTCGCTCTCAGGGCGCACGGATCACAGGCTATAATCTTCGCGACTATTCAGGTGTCCGCAAGCTGTTCAGTGAAAAGGCCTGCAATCGCGCGCTTTGAGCCCGTGAGCCTATGGCCTTTGGCGTGACAGGTGCCGCCGGGTCGGCTAGGTCCGCGCCATGCGATTGACAACCTGGAACATCAATTCCGTCCGCCTGCGTATCGGTCTGGTCGAAGACTTTCTAAAAAGTGTTCGTCCAGATATCTTGTGCCTTCAGGAAACGAAGTGTCAGGACGATCAGTTTCCCGCCAAGGCTTTTACGAAGCTTGGCTATGTGCACCAGGCCATTCACGGACAGAAGGGCTATCACGGCGTTGCGATCGTCTCAAAGCTCCCCTTCGCCGCGACGGATAAATGCCGCTATTGCGACAAGGATGATGCCCGTCACGTGACCGTGACGCTTGACGACGGCACCGAGCTGCACAATTTCTACATCCCGGCGGGCGGTGATATTCCGGACCCCGACGAGAACGAGAAATTCGCCCACAAACTGGCCTTTCTTGATGAGCTCACGGCGCAGTTCGAAGGGCAGGGAGACGGACCCAAAATTCTGGTCGGTGACCTGAACATCGCGCCGCATGAGCACGATGTGTGGTCGCACAAACAGCTCCTGAAGGTCGTGTCCCACACGCCGGTCGAAGTGGAACGGATGGCCGCGCTCATGGCGTCGGCACCCTTTATCGACGTCATGCGCGAACTCGTCCCGCTCGATGAGAAACTCTACACCTGGTGGTCGTATCGGTCCAAGGACTGGCTGGCCTCCAATCGCGGACGTCGGCTGGATCACATCTGGGTGACAGAGCCCTTGCGGGCCAGGGCACTGGCGGGCGGTCGGGGCGCCCTGACGGTCCATCAGGATGTGCGGGGATGGGAGCGTCCCTCGGACCATGCGCCGGTCACACTCGATATCGCCGACTAGGCCTTCAATTCAGCGCATGAAAAACCCCGAGCGAGGAATCTCGCCCGGGGTTCTGTGCAGGTCGGTAGGGGGAACCCTGTCCGATCTTAGCTTTTCTTGGCTGCGCGTTTTGTTGCCTTCTTGGCAGGTGCTTTTTTCGCAGCTGCTTTTTTGGCAGGAGCCTTCTTCGCTGCGACTTTCTTGGCAGGCGCCTTCTTGGCGGCGGCTTTCTTGGCAGGGGCTTTTTTCGCAGCTACCTTCTTGGTAGCCGTTTTCGTCGTTGCTGCCTTTTTCGTAGCGGCCTTCTTCTTGGTCGCTTTTTTGGCAGGGGCCTTCTTGGCAGCTTTTTTCGCAGCCGGGCGACGCTTAGGTGCCATGGCTTCAGCTTCGATCTTGTCGAGAGCTTCTGCGTAGGCTTTCAGCATCTTGATGAATGCTGTCTGTTGCGAAGCTGGCAGCATACCGAGCGCTTTTTGCTCTGCGCTGACGACTTTCGACATGGCGCCGCTCAGCATTTTCTTGCCGGCAGCGGTCAGCTTGACGGAGTTAGCGCGGGCGTCGTCTTTTGTCCGCTGACGGGCCAGAAGGCCTTGTTTCGTCAGGCGAGCAATCATGTCTGCCAGGGTTGAACGGTCAATGCCGGTGCGGCGCACCAGATCCGTCTGGCTCAGGCCTTCGTCGTTCGACACTGTGTGAAGCACAGCGAACTGACGCGGCGTTGGGCCGGTTTTGCCGACTTCGCTTTTGTACAGGTCATCAGCATATTGTTGGGCACGGCGCAGGAGGTGGCCGGGTGAGGTCTCGAGTGTAAAGTCCGCCATTTTGGTCGCTCTTCAGTCTCTATTGGGTTCCAGGCCGGTTTTTTTGGCCCATTCATTTTTTTGTTCGAACGGGGCGGAAAGACCGCCCCCTGAAGTTCTTTGTGCCCTTCAAGGACTCGCCGAACGAATATCCTCTTGACAGGCTATTATTAAAGAACGCTTGCAAACTGATGTTCTTCGCACGGAGATGCAACACTTTTTGCTGCCGAAACGATGGATTCGGCATTGAAAACGCAAAAAAGAGGTCATGGAAGGGGGACTACCGACTGTCTGCCCCCGTCTTTTCCCGACAAACATTCAATCTGCCGCAGCTGATCTCATTCGCTGATGGCCCCAAAAAGGACCCTGTCGGAGCGATTATTGTCGGGACTGTCTGTCCAGTCCCGAACCGTCCGTGTGGGCGACGGTTTATGCCGAACCCGGCCTATCGGCACCTTTGCCATCATCCGGTTGCTTCATATGCTTCATCAGGAACGGCGTATTGGCGATGATGAAAACGAAGTAGGCAGCGGTAAAGCCAAACACCTTGATATTCCCCCACATGACATCGCCGCCGCACTCTTCGCCGATCACACAATCGGCCGTCAGCGTGCGCCACAGGAATTCATTCGTGATCGCGGCAAAGATGTTGAAGGCGACGAAACGCCACGTCAGTACGCGCCATGCCCCTTCTTCCATTTCAAATGCACCATCAAACAGGGCTTTGAGGAAATTGCGACCAGCAAGAAGACCGCCACCGAGCGCCCCAGCGGTCAGCAGATAGATGATTGTCGGCTTCATGTAGATGAAGGTCTTGCTGTCAAACACGAAGGTCAGTGTCCCCATCACAGACGTGATGATCGCCGTGACCAGCAGCATGGGGGCAACACGGCGGGTTTTGATGATCGAATAGGCAAACGCCACGGCAAAGGCGGGCAGGAACATTGCCAAGGCCAGAAACAGCTCGCGCCCGGGTTCGGCAAAATAGGTGATGCCCAGCATATCGTCGACGGCTGGGGCGAGCCGTTTGTGCAGCATCAGGCCGATGAGGAAGAAGGCAAGCGGTCCCAGCTCAACGGCCAGCTTGGCATTGCCTTCAAGTTTGGCGGGGCGTGTGGTCTGTTCTGTCATTTTATTCCTTGTCCGCCGCTGTCAGGGCACTGGCAAAATCATCCGCGTTGAACGGTTGCAAATCTTCGACCGCTTCGCCCACGCCAATATAATGTATGGGCAAGGCGAACTTGTCGCCAAGGGCGACGAGGACACCGCCGCGTGCTGTCCCGTCCAGCTTGGTCATGACAAGACCGGACACGCCGGCAATCTGTGTAAAGGCTTCGGCCTGGCTCAAAGCATTCTGGCCAACTGTAGCATCCAGAACCAGAAGCGTATCATGAGGGGCGTCGGGGACAAGTTTCTTGATGACCCGGACAATCTTGGCGAGCTCATCCATCAGCTCGCTGCGGTTCTGCAAACGTCCGGCCGTATCAATCATGACGACGTCGATATTGTTTCTGCGCGCCTGCTCAATAGCATCGTAGGCCAAGCCTGCCGCATCCGCGCCCTGGGCGCGTGCGACGACCTGGGCACCGGTGCGTTCGCCCCAAACCTGCAGCTGCTCAATTGCGGCGGCACGGAACGTATCACCAGCAGCCAGAAGCACGGACAGTCCGTCATCGGCAAATTTGCGGGCGAGCTTGCCAATCGTGGTCGTCTTGCCGGCACCATTGACGCCAGTCATGAGAATAATGTGCGGCTTGTGCGATCGATTGACCGTCAATGGCTGCGCCAGGGGGGTCAGTGTGCGGGAAATTTCAGCAGCCAGAACCTGGCGGACTTCTGCATTGGTGACTTCCTGATCGTACTTCGATTTCGTGAGGTGGGTGATGATACGGGTGGTCGCAGGCAGACCCAGATCAGCCGTGATCAGAAGGTCTTCAAGTTCCTCCAGCGTCGCATCATCCAGCTTGCGCTTGGTGAAAATCCCGCCAATGCCGGTGGTGAGGCGCACTGATGTCTTTGACAGGCCTTCGGTCAGACGGCTGAACAGGCCCCGTTTCTTGACCGGCGCATCCACTTGTTCTTCCGGTTCCGGCGTCGCGAGGGGCTCTTGTGGCACCGACGGCGGTTCGTTTGGTACCGGCGCATGAGGCACGATGGCCACAGGCTCTTCAATCACCGGCGCAGGTGCGGGCTCGTCCAATGGTTCGTCCACCGGTGGCACCGGGTCCTCCGCAGGCGGCTCATCAATCACCGGCGGCGCCTCAGGGGCGGGCGGGGGCGGCTCTTCGACGGGCGGCGGGGGCGGCGTTTCTTCCGGCTCTTCCGGTATGTCGGCGGGTGGTGGGCTCGGCGGTGCAGGGTCCGGCTCTGGCGCCGCGGGTTCAGGTGTCGTCTCCGTCAGCGCTTCTGGCGCGTCTTCGGGGAGATTATCTGGCGCCTCATCCTTCTTGCCGAACCACCTCGAAAAGAGGCCTTTCTTCTCTGCCATCGGATTGTCTTTCTTTTCAGGCGGTCTGCGCGAGCATCAGCCCGCCATTCGCTTCAATGAGGTGAACCCGGATCAGATCGCCAGCAGCGCCCGGGCCAGAACAGGTGATATCGGTAAAATCGGGTGCCTTGCCCAGCAAACGGCCGTCCCGCACGCTTTCAACCAGCATGGTGGTCTGCGTACCGCATTTCGACGACAGGTGACGCGACAGCGCCGCATGGGCCTTTTCCCTCAGTTCAGCTGCCCGCGCCTTCACGATGGTTCGCTCAACCGGTGGCATCTTTGCCGCCGGGGTGCCGGCGCGCGGAGAAAACGGAAAGACATGGACGAATGACAGAGCACACTCATCGACGAGCGAGAGTGTGTCAGCAAACATGTTATCGGTCTCGGTCGGAAAACCCGCAATGAGATCCGCGCCAAAGGCGATGTCCGGCCGAGCGCTTTTCAGGCGTTGGCACAATTCAATGGCGTCATGCCGCAGATGGCGACGTTTCATCCGTTTCAGGATCATATCGCTGCCTGCCTGCAGGGACAGATGAAGATGGGGGGCGATGCGCTCTTCCTGCGTGACCAGGTCAAACAGACGCTCGTCAACTTCTGCGCCGTCAATCGACGAGAGGCGCAGGCGGATTGAAGAGGGTAGCGCTGCAAGAAGAGCCTCTATGGCATCGGACAGGGTGACGCCCTCGCCAAGGTCCGGGCCATAGGATGTCAGGTCGACGCCGGTCAGAACGATTTCCCGCGCGCCGCTCTCTGCCATGGCGCGGGCCTCGGCAACGATATCGGCCGAAGCCTTTGAGCGCGCCTGCCCCCGGCCAAACGGAATGATGCAGAAGGTACAGCGGTGGTTGCAGCCATTCTGGACTTCCAGATGGGCGCGCACGGTCAGTGGACCGAGGGCAGCCGGGGCTTTGGTCAGGACTGTTTCAGCAAAGACATCGGTGACGGGCCCATCTGTCTGCCAGGCCTTCACGGTCAGCTTTTCGCCGTTGCCGATCACCCGTGTGACTTGCGGCATGGCCGCGAAGGCGTCTGGATCAAGCTGGGCGGCACAGCCGGTCACATAGACGGGCGCACCGGGCCGGTCCTTGGCCGCGCGCCGGATCGCCTGGCGGCTTTGGCGCACCGCTTCACCGGTGACGGCGCAGGTATTGATGATCACTGCATTCGGGTGCCCGGCCTCTTGCGCCAGGCGGGCCATGCGCTCGCTTTCATAGCTGTTGAGGCGGCAGCCCAGGGTGACCGTATGGGGTGTGTCAGACATTGGACGCTATGTGCATAACCGCAGGCGACGCCGCAAGGGTGCGACTTGCGGTTCAGTCGCCGAACACGCCCTGACCGCTCAGGCGGACATCGCCGGTCATGATGACGTGTTCGTCCGCTTCACGCCATTCGATCTCCAGATCGCCGCCATCCAGCCGGACCGTCGCGGTCCGGTCGGTGAGGCGACGGCGCACGGCGGAGACGAGCCCGGCACAGGCGGCGGTGCCGCACGCCTTGGTCATGCCAACGCCCCGCTCCCACGTGCGCAGCCTGATGGTCGTGCGGTTCAACACCTGCGCCACGGATACGTTGGTCCGCTCTGGAAAGAGGGGGTGGTTCTCGATCAGTGGTCCGAACCGGTCCAGCGCCTGGGCCTCAGCGTCCTCAACAAAGAAGACGCAATGGGGATTGCCCATGTTGACCGCCGATGGCCCCCACAGCACTGGGCGGTCGATCGGACCCAGCTTGATATCGATAAAGCGGGTATCGTCCATCTGCTCGGCCAGCGGGATCTGCTGCCAGCGCAGTTTGGGAACGCCCATATCCACGCTGACGCGTTGGGCGCCCACCAGTCTGGCGTGTAGTGGACCGGCCGGCGAGCCAATCGTCGTCGCATCGGTGCCTTGCTCCCTGGCGAGGAGCCAGCCGACGCACCGTGTGGCATTTCCGCAGGCGCCGACTTCCGATCCGTCGGCATTCCATATGCCCATCTGCACGTCGCCGCCATGATCGGAGAGGGTGATGATCTGGTCACAACCAAACGGGCCGCTACGGTCCCCAAGACAGGCCGCTGCCTCACTCGTCAGACGGCCACCGTGGCGCAGATCGACGATGACAAAGTCATTGCCGAGGCCGTCCATCAGCCAATAGGGGAGACCGTCGAGGTCCTGCAGGGAATTGCGCGCTGTCATGCTTCTCTATCAGGGGGTCATGAGGCCAGAATCAAGCCCCCACATTATAAGCCCCGTCGATATCATGCTGATGATCGTCGACCCCGCCCGTTGGCCCTGTCGGGTCAGCACCAGTTGCGCCGTCGCGCACAGGCCGAGCGAGGCGAAAACGGACACTGGCGCCAAAGCCGCGCCGATGAGCGGGGTCGCCGCCATGACCAGTCGTGGCCGCCAGCGGTCCGAGACACCGCCAACAAGGATCGCGGGCGCTATGAGCAGAAGAATAATGGCCGCCGATAGCGGCGCTGGAAAAGGCAGGCTGACGCCAGCGGGCACCGCAGCGGGCATTGAGGGAAGCTCCCACAGCCAGCAAACATAGAACAGTCCGCCTACGGTCATGGCAAGCGGCGCGAGGGCCAAGCCGTGAAATGCGACGCGGTGTCCCCTGATCATCGATCTTGGGATGCAAAGCCACA
This genomic stretch from Parvularcula sp. LCG005 harbors:
- the dapF gene encoding diaminopimelate epimerase, with translation MTARNSLQDLDGLPYWLMDGLGNDFVIVDLRHGGRLTSEAAACLGDRSGPFGCDQIITLSDHGGDVQMGIWNADGSEVGACGNATRCVGWLLAREQGTDATTIGSPAGPLHARLVGAQRVSVDMGVPKLRWQQIPLAEQMDDTRFIDIKLGPIDRPVLWGPSAVNMGNPHCVFFVEDAEAQALDRFGPLIENHPLFPERTNVSVAQVLNRTTIRLRTWERGVGMTKACGTAACAGLVSAVRRRLTDRTATVRLDGGDLEIEWREADEHVIMTGDVRLSGQGVFGD